One window from the genome of Mucilaginibacter ginsenosidivorans encodes:
- a CDS encoding EamA family transporter, protein MFYIFLSICFSVTVSVMLKLAKRYQIDVYQAITWNYSAAILLTWLFFKPHTIPFQQAPFAIYAGLGILLPVLFLVIASSIKLTGIVRTDVAQRLSLFIPVIASFLIFGEKLDTVKVVAISIGFAALICLVPWKQKRAVRRRSSYSWIYLAVIFLGMGIIDVLLKQVAKIKEVPFTTSLFYVFIVAFAVSVIGMVYLIANKKMRFSWPHILIGWILGIANFGNILFFIKAHRVLADRPSYVFSSMDIGVIIAGALVGLLIFREKLSLINLVGIALGIIAILINSFPDSIHRLIAFIS, encoded by the coding sequence ATGTTTTATATATTCCTGAGTATTTGCTTCAGTGTTACAGTTTCGGTGATGCTAAAACTTGCCAAACGGTACCAGATCGATGTTTACCAGGCCATCACCTGGAATTACTCCGCGGCAATACTGCTTACCTGGCTGTTTTTTAAACCGCATACGATACCCTTTCAGCAAGCGCCATTTGCTATTTATGCCGGACTGGGTATACTGCTCCCGGTTCTTTTCCTGGTCATCGCTTCATCCATCAAACTCACGGGAATTGTTCGTACGGATGTGGCGCAGCGCTTGTCGTTATTTATCCCGGTTATCGCATCGTTCCTGATATTCGGCGAAAAATTGGATACGGTTAAAGTAGTTGCCATTTCTATAGGCTTCGCCGCGCTGATATGCCTGGTGCCGTGGAAACAAAAACGTGCCGTAAGGCGGCGTTCGTCCTATTCGTGGATATACCTTGCCGTTATATTCCTCGGTATGGGCATTATCGACGTCTTGCTGAAGCAGGTAGCCAAGATCAAAGAAGTGCCATTTACCACATCGCTGTTTTATGTTTTTATAGTGGCGTTTGCGGTATCGGTTATCGGCATGGTGTATCTGATCGCCAATAAAAAAATGCGCTTCTCGTGGCCGCATATTTTGATAGGGTGGATATTGGGAATAGCTAATTTTGGCAATATCCTGTTTTTTATAAAAGCGCACCGCGTTTTGGCCGACCGGCCATCCTATGTGTTTTCATCGATGGATATAGGGGTTATCATAGCAGGCGCTTTGGTAGGACTCCTGATTTTTAGGGAAAAACTGAGTTTGATCAATTTGGTGGGGATTGCGCTCGGTATCATAGCTATACTGATCAATTCCTTTCCCGATTCTATCCACCGGCTCATTGCTTTTATTTCCTGA
- a CDS encoding YigZ family protein — protein sequence MLFDDTYFTIDRPGEAIFRDRGSKFLGYAYPLNSDQDIKAIVANLKHEHPKANHHCWALRWSTDRSVFRLNDDGEPSGTAGRPILNTLLSRNLTNVAVIVVRYFGGTLLGVPGLINAYRTATELALNECRAIEKTMNDVYTLSFDYRQMNDVMKLIKEDNLEVLHQQFDNNCEIKLSIRKMQVNHVLGRLQKLSSVKVRFDYTV from the coding sequence ATGCTTTTTGACGATACTTATTTCACTATTGACAGGCCCGGCGAAGCCATTTTTCGTGACAGGGGCAGTAAATTTTTAGGTTACGCTTACCCGTTAAACTCCGACCAGGACATAAAAGCAATCGTCGCGAATCTTAAACACGAACACCCAAAAGCCAATCATCATTGTTGGGCACTGCGCTGGAGCACCGACAGGTCGGTTTTCCGCCTGAACGATGACGGTGAACCCTCGGGCACAGCCGGAAGGCCAATATTAAATACTCTGCTGTCGCGAAATTTGACGAATGTTGCTGTTATAGTGGTACGCTATTTTGGCGGCACTTTGCTCGGTGTTCCTGGTTTGATCAATGCCTATCGTACGGCTACAGAATTGGCTTTGAACGAATGTAGAGCGATTGAAAAAACAATGAATGATGTTTACACTTTGTCATTTGATTACCGGCAGATGAACGATGTGATGAAGCTGATCAAGGAAGATAATCTTGAGGTACTGCACCAGCAGTTTGACAATAATTGCGAGATCAAACTGTCTATCCGAAAAATGCAGGTGAACCACGTGCTGGGGCGGTTGCAAAAGCTTTCTTCAGTTAAAGTCAGGTTTGATTATACGGTTTGA
- a CDS encoding M56 family metallopeptidase, producing MIPYILHVALLISISLLFYKIFLQRETFYKLNRVILLVCLGLSFTLPLITIPEAWTLRSEPGRAALKAQVQQTPEMAVLIKAEVQKQVLAAQKQAQQQAKKQPVVKHEAAKVQAAPTVTAAGEPQSIIAEQAKPVWPIVIKWLFYIYWAGVGAFGLNLLLQVIVLLYRAYSNPVILDGKFRIIEVTGDKAPCSFGNNIFINPEKYDWDTYNQILLHEKVHIQQGHSADILLAELVLVFQWFNPFAWLYRGELENNLEFLTDETVLGHNPVEKESYQMSLLKVSVPHLALSVTTNYNQSLLKKRIVMMNVKRSNIHTMWKYFILLPLMAGLACALNQTAFSQGKAKTKSKATVSRNQSFHQNWGSRDMSQGTWFATIKGEKVRIEFRNDDDDHNWSNSDSFLLSEFSSLPKDTKGDFTLKRDAGTVLFNGKFDGNDGYGHYKFTADKGFTDYLKSEGITGIEENDQFAFFIINIKRDYVAMLKANGYTHLGKNDLVSMGALKVDEPFIKFWKQEGYMHMSPNELVSAKALGINKEYVHEIREAGYKDVDFNQLTSFKALGIDGKYIASLKKANAKFAKNGNENEMPRAEDITSFKAMNIDSAYVRDIKEAGYTNVPINELTSMKAVGVTSDYAKSLAALGYKNISANELVSLRSLGITPEYIKGVNDMGYKNISANELMSFKSLGVNADFIKSFNDIGYKDLSPNDLTSLKALGIKPDFIKGFEDMGYKNISINELSSLKALNVNAEFIKSFEAVGYKQIPINELSSLKSLGVTPGFIKGFKDIGFTNVSLNDVTSLKALGVTPAFIKGFKDIGFTNISLNDATSMKATGVTPEYIKEMKAKGFNSKDLNKYIQLKNAFN from the coding sequence ATGATACCTTATATATTGCACGTAGCGCTGCTTATATCGATAAGCCTGCTGTTTTACAAGATATTTTTACAGCGCGAAACCTTTTATAAACTTAACCGGGTGATATTGCTTGTATGCCTGGGGCTTTCGTTCACGCTGCCGCTTATTACCATTCCCGAGGCCTGGACGCTAAGGAGCGAACCGGGGCGGGCCGCTTTAAAAGCACAGGTTCAGCAAACACCGGAAATGGCTGTGCTTATAAAAGCTGAAGTTCAAAAACAGGTATTGGCCGCCCAAAAGCAGGCGCAACAACAAGCAAAAAAACAGCCTGTTGTAAAACATGAGGCGGCAAAGGTACAGGCTGCGCCGACGGTTACCGCGGCCGGCGAGCCCCAATCCATCATTGCTGAGCAGGCCAAACCGGTATGGCCCATCGTTATCAAATGGTTGTTTTATATCTATTGGGCAGGGGTGGGGGCCTTTGGCTTGAACCTGTTGCTGCAAGTTATCGTACTGCTTTACCGCGCCTATTCGAACCCCGTGATACTGGATGGTAAATTCCGGATAATTGAAGTTACCGGTGATAAAGCGCCGTGCTCGTTTGGCAACAACATTTTTATCAATCCCGAAAAATACGACTGGGATACCTATAACCAAATACTATTGCATGAGAAGGTGCACATACAGCAGGGCCACAGCGCGGATATTTTGTTAGCCGAACTCGTGTTGGTGTTCCAGTGGTTTAACCCTTTTGCCTGGCTTTACCGGGGCGAACTGGAAAACAACCTGGAGTTTTTGACCGACGAAACGGTGCTTGGCCACAACCCGGTTGAAAAGGAAAGCTACCAGATGAGCTTATTAAAAGTATCGGTGCCACATTTGGCGCTGAGCGTTACTACCAACTATAATCAATCACTGTTAAAGAAACGAATTGTTATGATGAACGTCAAGAGATCGAACATCCATACGATGTGGAAATATTTTATCCTGCTGCCGCTGATGGCAGGGCTGGCCTGTGCGCTTAACCAAACAGCGTTCAGCCAGGGCAAGGCAAAAACCAAAAGCAAAGCCACTGTTTCCCGTAATCAATCGTTTCACCAAAACTGGGGATCGCGGGATATGAGCCAGGGTACCTGGTTTGCCACCATAAAAGGCGAGAAGGTGCGCATTGAATTCAGGAACGATGATGACGATCATAACTGGTCGAACAGCGACAGCTTCCTGCTGAGTGAATTTTCGTCCCTGCCAAAAGACACAAAAGGTGATTTTACGCTTAAACGCGATGCCGGCACGGTACTTTTCAATGGAAAGTTTGACGGTAACGACGGTTATGGCCATTACAAATTCACGGCCGATAAGGGATTTACTGATTACCTGAAAAGTGAAGGCATTACCGGGATAGAGGAAAATGACCAGTTCGCATTTTTTATCATCAATATTAAAAGAGATTACGTGGCGATGCTGAAAGCTAACGGGTACACCCATCTTGGTAAGAATGATCTGGTATCCATGGGCGCGCTTAAAGTAGACGAGCCTTTCATAAAATTCTGGAAACAGGAAGGTTATATGCATATGAGCCCGAACGAACTGGTGTCGGCCAAAGCGTTGGGCATCAATAAGGAATATGTGCACGAAATACGTGAAGCCGGCTATAAGGATGTTGATTTTAACCAGCTGACGAGCTTTAAAGCTTTGGGTATAGACGGCAAGTATATAGCAAGCCTGAAAAAAGCTAACGCAAAATTTGCAAAGAACGGTAACGAAAATGAAATGCCGCGTGCCGAAGATATTACTTCATTCAAAGCGATGAACATCGATTCGGCTTATGTGCGGGATATCAAGGAAGCCGGCTACACCAACGTACCGATAAATGAACTGACCAGCATGAAAGCGGTGGGTGTCACTTCGGATTATGCCAAAAGCCTTGCTGCTTTGGGTTATAAAAACATATCGGCAAACGAACTGGTTTCGCTGAGATCGTTAGGTATTACGCCTGAATACATCAAAGGTGTTAACGATATGGGTTATAAAAATATATCGGCCAATGAATTGATGTCTTTCAAATCGCTGGGCGTAAATGCCGATTTTATCAAGAGCTTTAATGATATAGGCTATAAAGATCTATCGCCTAATGACCTGACATCGCTGAAGGCGCTGGGCATTAAACCGGATTTTATAAAAGGCTTTGAAGATATGGGCTATAAGAACATTTCCATCAACGAACTATCGTCGCTTAAAGCTTTGAACGTTAACGCCGAATTTATTAAAAGTTTCGAGGCCGTGGGTTACAAACAGATCCCGATCAATGAATTGTCCTCACTGAAATCGTTGGGTGTTACACCCGGTTTTATTAAAGGCTTTAAAGACATCGGGTTTACCAATGTATCGCTGAATGACGTTACATCGCTTAAGGCCCTGGGCGTTACGCCGGCCTTTATCAAAGGTTTTAAAGATATAGGCTTCACCAACATATCGCTTAACGATGCCACATCAATGAAGGCCACGGGAGTGACCCCAGAGTATATAAAAGAAATGAAAGCAAAAGGGTTCAATTCGAAGGACCTGAACAAATATATCCAGTTGAAGAACGCATTCAACTGA
- the mgtE gene encoding magnesium transporter — protein sequence MESFEINKEDLERIKTALGGDDAELEKVLAEYHASEIAILFEQLPLEAREKIINILPTEEASEVISEMNEEQDPGELLISLHPEKRSEIIEELDYDDATDIISQLEEHEQKEILEDLDEEDASNIRALLGYAEDTAGGLMNSQVIKVNIYLDKKDALDEIIRQSEEMEEFNTIYAVDEFDVLKGILSIKSIIKAHANTWIENLVIKDFVYVKADLDQEEVAKLISQYNLTAIPVVDDHMKLLGRITVDDIIDVMEEESTEDILKISGVSEDEELSGNWKAAVKSRLPWLIINLGTAYLAASIIRHFDTTIERIAIISAYMTIIAGMGGNAATQALAVTVRRISLSDLTDRQAYNTVLKEFLVGLINGAANGLIVFFIAMIYDANLKLGLVLFLAMTGNLIIAGLTGATIPLVLKRVGIDPAVASSIIITTFTDCAGFLLPLWLATQFLLPHH from the coding sequence ATGGAATCGTTCGAGATCAATAAGGAAGACCTTGAGCGCATTAAAACCGCGCTTGGTGGCGATGATGCTGAGTTAGAGAAGGTTCTGGCCGAGTATCATGCGTCGGAGATCGCCATACTTTTTGAACAGCTCCCGCTTGAGGCAAGGGAAAAGATCATCAACATACTGCCAACCGAAGAGGCATCGGAAGTAATATCCGAGATGAACGAGGAGCAGGACCCCGGCGAACTGCTTATCAGCCTGCACCCTGAAAAACGGTCGGAGATCATCGAGGAACTCGACTACGACGATGCGACGGATATCATATCGCAATTAGAAGAACATGAGCAAAAAGAGATACTCGAGGACCTGGACGAGGAAGACGCTTCGAACATCCGCGCGCTTTTAGGCTACGCTGAAGATACTGCCGGCGGCCTGATGAACTCGCAGGTGATCAAGGTGAACATTTATCTTGATAAGAAAGACGCGCTGGACGAGATCATCCGGCAGTCGGAGGAGATGGAAGAGTTCAATACTATTTATGCTGTCGACGAGTTTGACGTACTGAAAGGTATATTATCCATCAAATCTATCATCAAGGCCCATGCCAATACCTGGATAGAGAACCTGGTGATCAAAGATTTTGTATATGTTAAAGCCGACCTGGACCAGGAGGAGGTAGCCAAACTTATTTCGCAGTACAACCTGACGGCGATACCCGTTGTAGACGACCACATGAAACTGCTGGGGCGGATTACGGTGGATGATATTATTGACGTAATGGAGGAAGAGAGCACCGAGGATATATTAAAAATATCCGGTGTGTCTGAGGACGAAGAACTGAGCGGTAACTGGAAAGCTGCTGTAAAAAGCCGCCTGCCCTGGCTCATCATCAATTTGGGCACGGCCTACCTTGCTGCTTCAATTATCAGGCATTTTGATACCACGATAGAACGCATTGCCATTATTTCGGCTTATATGACCATTATTGCCGGCATGGGAGGCAATGCCGCCACACAGGCACTTGCGGTTACCGTGCGGCGTATCTCGCTAAGCGACCTTACCGACCGCCAGGCGTATAATACTGTGCTCAAAGAGTTTTTAGTTGGCCTGATAAACGGCGCGGCAAATGGATTGATCGTATTTTTTATTGCTATGATCTATGATGCCAATTTGAAACTGGGCCTCGTTTTGTTTTTGGCGATGACGGGTAACCTGATCATTGCCGGGTTAACAGGGGCCACTATACCGCTGGTTTTGAAGCGGGTAGGTATTGACCCGGCTGTGGCATCGTCTATCATTATCACCACTTTTACCGACTGCGCAGGGTTTTTATTACCGCTTTGGCTGGCTACGCAGTTTTTATTACCGCATCATTAA
- a CDS encoding BlaI/MecI/CopY family transcriptional regulator — translation MQKLAKREEQIMQVFWSLEKAFIKEIIPELPDPKPHYNSVATMVKILEEKGFLAHEAFGNIFRYYPVISRDDYQKHAMKDIVSQYFNNSYPSMLAFFAKEQKISESELNEILDIIKSSKK, via the coding sequence ATGCAAAAGCTGGCTAAAAGAGAAGAACAAATCATGCAGGTTTTCTGGAGCCTGGAGAAGGCATTTATTAAAGAGATCATTCCCGAACTGCCCGATCCGAAACCACATTACAACTCAGTCGCCACTATGGTAAAAATATTGGAGGAGAAAGGTTTCCTGGCGCATGAGGCCTTTGGTAATATCTTTCGTTACTACCCGGTCATCAGCAGGGACGATTACCAGAAACATGCCATGAAGGATATCGTGAGCCAATACTTCAATAACTCGTATCCAAGCATGCTGGCTTTTTTTGCCAAAGAACAAAAAATATCAGAATCGGAACTGAACGAAATATTAGACATCATTAAATCGTCAAAGAAATGA
- the bioB gene encoding biotin synthase BioB has product MAELRNNWTKEEISAIYHQPLLDLIYEAATIHRENKDYSEVQISSLISIKTGGCPEDCAYCPQAARYNTGVDVHAIMPKDEVIAAAEKAKAGGASRLCMGAAWREVRDNRDFDKVIDMVKAVNDLDMEVCCTLGMLTESQAQRLADAGLYAYNHNLDTSEEDYKRIITTRTYDERLKTLEHVRKAKITVCSGGIIGLGETVEDRISMLKTLSNLPKHPESVPINALVPIKGTPLADQAKVAVWDMVRMIATTRIIMPKTVVRLSAGRTEMTTVEQALCFMAGANSIFAGDKLLTTPNPSFDTDMAMFELLGLKPRAAFKNGKPGQQESLQEYINLEKIEAN; this is encoded by the coding sequence ATGGCAGAGCTTAGAAACAACTGGACAAAAGAAGAAATATCAGCAATATATCATCAGCCGCTTTTAGACCTGATCTATGAAGCCGCTACCATTCACCGCGAAAATAAGGACTATTCTGAAGTGCAGATAAGCTCGCTTATCTCCATCAAAACCGGCGGCTGCCCCGAAGACTGCGCCTACTGCCCGCAGGCGGCGCGTTATAACACCGGGGTGGACGTACACGCCATAATGCCTAAGGACGAAGTGATAGCTGCTGCTGAAAAAGCCAAAGCAGGCGGCGCATCAAGACTTTGTATGGGTGCTGCCTGGCGCGAGGTGCGCGATAACCGCGATTTTGATAAGGTGATTGACATGGTAAAGGCCGTGAACGATCTGGACATGGAGGTTTGCTGTACGCTGGGTATGCTTACCGAATCGCAGGCGCAGCGTTTAGCAGATGCCGGGCTGTATGCCTATAATCATAACCTGGATACATCGGAAGAAGACTACAAACGCATAATTACCACCCGGACCTACGACGAGCGCCTGAAAACGCTTGAGCATGTACGCAAGGCTAAAATAACCGTTTGCAGCGGTGGCATTATTGGCCTGGGTGAAACGGTTGAAGATAGAATTTCGATGCTGAAGACGCTTTCGAACCTGCCTAAACACCCGGAATCGGTGCCTATCAATGCTTTGGTACCCATCAAAGGGACTCCGCTGGCCGACCAGGCGAAAGTAGCTGTTTGGGATATGGTACGCATGATAGCGACAACGCGGATAATTATGCCTAAAACGGTAGTGCGCTTATCTGCAGGACGGACAGAAATGACCACCGTAGAGCAGGCTCTTTGCTTTATGGCGGGTGCAAACTCGATATTTGCTGGCGATAAATTACTGACTACGCCAAACCCGTCGTTCGATACCGATATGGCGATGTTTGAACTATTGGGATTGAAGCCAAGGGCTGCCTTTAAAAATGGCAAACCGGGTCAGCAGGAAAGTTTGCAGGAATATATCAACCTGGAAAAAATTGAAGCGAATTAA
- a CDS encoding diiron oxygenase — MQTEEIERLIKISRERPLLPESYIPWQQEPRAEDIFLPEILTSLHGLDIYDTLTPTQKIELGRHELVQVIASYAWGECLFCLFMTRYILTLPLADVRHRFLLRELIEEFRHQEMFGQAINKLGGEPIPQSRLHKFFGEFSNKYLPADYLFMGSISVELVTDVYGNYARKSPGVYPVIRKMFDLHNIEEARHILFTRALLKEYAAKAGYIKRTLYSYVILFNILFVRTMYVKKKIFERTGIQNPDRVYKMASKNFKQKFAETCLGDIIEFVDSWRGFNRATRWAWRRILKAKV, encoded by the coding sequence ATGCAAACAGAAGAGATAGAGCGCCTGATAAAAATAAGCAGGGAACGCCCGTTGCTGCCCGAAAGTTATATCCCCTGGCAGCAGGAACCTCGGGCGGAAGACATCTTTTTGCCCGAAATTCTTACCTCGCTCCACGGGTTAGATATCTACGACACGCTTACCCCTACGCAAAAGATAGAATTGGGCAGGCACGAACTGGTACAGGTGATAGCCTCCTATGCCTGGGGCGAATGCCTTTTTTGCCTGTTCATGACGCGGTATATCCTCACCCTCCCTTTGGCCGACGTCCGGCACCGTTTTCTGCTACGCGAACTGATCGAGGAGTTCCGCCACCAGGAAATGTTTGGGCAGGCTATTAACAAACTGGGCGGCGAACCTATTCCCCAATCGCGGCTGCATAAGTTTTTTGGCGAATTCAGTAACAAGTACCTGCCCGCCGATTATTTATTTATGGGCAGCATATCGGTTGAGTTGGTTACAGATGTTTACGGGAACTACGCACGTAAATCGCCCGGTGTTTACCCGGTAATACGCAAAATGTTCGACCTGCATAATATCGAGGAGGCGCGGCATATCCTTTTCACCAGGGCGCTCCTTAAAGAATATGCGGCAAAAGCAGGGTACATCAAGCGCACCCTGTATAGTTATGTCATCCTGTTCAATATCCTGTTCGTACGCACCATGTATGTGAAAAAAAAAATATTTGAACGCACCGGCATCCAAAACCCCGATAGGGTTTATAAGATGGCGTCAAAGAATTTCAAACAGAAATTCGCTGAAACCTGCCTCGGTGATATTATTGAATTTGTAGATAGCTGGCGGGGTTTTAACCGTGCCACCCGCTGGGCCTGGCGCCGCATTTTAAAAGCAAAAGTTTAA
- a CDS encoding histidine phosphatase family protein codes for MMKNYVRLLFLLTTACCFATFGACQKKSQDLKVVIIRHGEKPADGDNLDCAGFNRSLALPKVLYDKFGTASAIFVPAIKSGSQTKPVRMFQLITPYAVKYNLAINSTYAVDDHKDLANEITKLNGVVIVVWEHDNIPKIAKALGIKNPPAWPGTDFDSIWIITYKKDKASLATDKEDIKPSSACSF; via the coding sequence ATGATGAAAAATTACGTCAGGCTTTTATTCCTTCTGACAACAGCATGCTGCTTTGCCACCTTTGGCGCATGCCAGAAAAAAAGCCAGGACCTGAAAGTGGTTATTATCAGGCATGGCGAAAAACCCGCGGACGGCGATAACCTTGATTGTGCGGGCTTTAATCGTTCGCTGGCTTTGCCTAAGGTGCTTTACGACAAGTTTGGCACGGCATCGGCCATATTTGTGCCGGCAATTAAATCGGGCAGCCAGACCAAACCGGTGCGCATGTTCCAACTGATTACGCCTTATGCGGTAAAATATAACCTCGCCATCAACAGCACTTACGCGGTGGATGATCATAAGGACCTGGCCAATGAAATAACAAAGCTTAACGGCGTTGTTATTGTGGTGTGGGAACATGATAATATACCGAAGATAGCCAAAGCGCTTGGCATCAAAAATCCACCTGCCTGGCCCGGTACGGATTTTGACAGCATCTGGATAATCACCTATAAGAAAGACAAAGCGTCCTTAGCTACAGATAAGGAGGATATAAAGCCGTCTTCGGCTTGTTCATTCTGA
- a CDS encoding RNA polymerase sigma factor → MITAVMPEEKQNHIIQAIRSYGKGLLGFIRKRVKNDADAEDILQDVWYQLSSVVNAEPIEQTGAWLYRVATNKIIDKNRKKTEELLDLSPGEDGDDDDAPDFRAILLTEGTTPETEYIRNLFWEQLFVALDELPEEQRQVFIWQELDDIPFNEIAQRTGENVQTLVSRKRYAVLHLRKRLKQLYLEITEY, encoded by the coding sequence TTGATCACCGCAGTAATGCCCGAAGAAAAACAAAATCATATCATACAGGCTATCAGATCGTATGGTAAGGGCTTGCTGGGCTTTATCCGGAAACGTGTTAAAAACGATGCCGATGCTGAAGATATCCTGCAGGATGTATGGTACCAGTTAAGCTCCGTGGTAAACGCCGAACCGATAGAGCAAACAGGCGCCTGGCTTTACCGCGTGGCAACCAACAAGATCATTGACAAGAACCGCAAGAAAACCGAAGAGCTGCTCGACCTGTCTCCGGGCGAAGATGGTGACGACGATGATGCCCCCGATTTCAGGGCCATCCTGCTTACCGAAGGCACCACGCCCGAGACCGAATATATACGCAACCTGTTTTGGGAGCAATTGTTTGTGGCCCTGGACGAGTTGCCCGAAGAGCAGCGGCAGGTGTTTATCTGGCAGGAACTGGACGATATCCCCTTTAATGAAATAGCCCAACGCACCGGCGAAAATGTACAGACGCTTGTCTCGAGAAAGCGCTATGCCGTGCTTCACCTGCGCAAAAGGCTAAAACAATTGTATTTAGAGATTACAGAATATTAA
- a CDS encoding phosphatase PAP2-related protein codes for MARTIAITLRNNWKQTWSSSLQRTQIIIGSILVIVISCMMPTFFNLIQKRTGPVLNDWVLAAVPPHNVSWAIFTVIWGVGFYSLWRAIEKPTIYITYLWTFIFVTMLRVLSISLIPLDPPKGLIVLTDPLTGVFYGQSNITKDLFFSGHTSILFMLVLCLEKKSDKILAGIATFIVACLLIVQHVHYTVDIIAAPIIIYPVYRFVKFLLG; via the coding sequence GTGGCCCGGACAATTGCGATAACATTAAGAAATAACTGGAAACAGACCTGGAGTTCCTCGCTTCAGCGTACGCAGATCATTATCGGTTCTATACTGGTGATCGTCATATCCTGTATGATGCCTACGTTTTTCAATCTTATCCAGAAAAGAACGGGCCCGGTTTTAAACGACTGGGTTTTAGCAGCTGTTCCGCCGCATAACGTTTCGTGGGCGATATTTACAGTTATCTGGGGTGTGGGCTTTTATTCGCTTTGGAGAGCAATAGAGAAACCAACGATCTACATCACTTACCTATGGACGTTTATATTCGTCACCATGCTGCGGGTATTGTCCATCAGCCTGATACCGCTCGATCCGCCAAAAGGGTTGATCGTGTTAACTGATCCCCTTACAGGCGTTTTTTACGGCCAAAGTAATATTACAAAAGACTTGTTCTTTTCCGGACATACCTCTATCCTTTTCATGCTGGTACTTTGTTTGGAAAAAAAATCGGATAAAATACTGGCAGGTATTGCCACCTTTATTGTTGCCTGCCTGTTAATAGTGCAGCACGTGCACTACACTGTCGATATTATTGCAGCGCCGATTATTATATATCCTGTTTACAGATTTGTCAAATTTCTGCTTGGATAA
- a CDS encoding ferritin family protein produces the protein MSFDQYHEPPEELSDKTRTFARMIVSLTEEAEAINWYEQRISVEKDKQAKAIMQNAQHEEFKHFGMDLEFLLRQKPKWRDTLKAILFKEGDIVKLGEKGEEASE, from the coding sequence ATGTCATTTGACCAATACCACGAACCACCAGAGGAGTTATCCGACAAGACACGCACTTTCGCCAGGATGATCGTTTCGCTTACTGAAGAAGCTGAGGCTATCAACTGGTATGAACAACGTATATCCGTAGAAAAAGACAAGCAGGCCAAAGCCATTATGCAGAACGCCCAGCACGAAGAATTTAAACATTTTGGCATGGACCTGGAATTTCTGCTGCGCCAGAAACCCAAATGGCGGGATACTTTGAAGGCTATATTATTTAAAGAAGGCGATATTGTGAAACTGGGAGAGAAGGGTGAGGAAGCATCGGAATAA